CATCTACATCCTCGAGGGCATGATCGACATCGAGATGAACCGCACCACGGTCACGGTGCGGCAGGGTGAGGCGATGCTGATCCCCGCCGGCACGGTCCACCGGCCGCGTTGCAAGGCCATGGCCCTGGCGCTGGTCACCGAGACCAAGGGCCTGCAGACCAAGGATCGCTGACCCGGTCGCGCTTCGCCCGCCTTCAGTCCCCGGCGCCGAACGCCGGGTCGCACAACATTTTCTCGATCCACATCACCGTCTCGCGGCTGCCCACGTA
Above is a window of bacterium DNA encoding:
- a CDS encoding cupin domain-containing protein — translated: MPKIPVLKRARDLAQPFRPVEVAELDGAYHAFIVRYSGDYIAHSHSADEFIYILEGMIDIEMNRTTVTVRQGEAMLIPAGTVHRPRCKAMALALVTETKGLQTKDR